Proteins from a single region of Mus pahari chromosome 2, PAHARI_EIJ_v1.1, whole genome shotgun sequence:
- the Ahcyl2 gene encoding adenosylhomocysteinase 3 isoform X8 — protein MPALMALRKRAQGEKPLAGAKIVGCTHITAQTAVLMETLGALGAQCRWAACNIYSTLNEVAAALAESGFPVFAWKGESEDDFWWCIDRCVNVEGWQPNMILDDGGDLTHWIYKKYPNMFKKIKGIVEESVTGVHRLYQLSKAGKLCVPAMNVNDSVTKQKFDNLYCCRESILDGLKRTTDMMFGGKQVVVCGYGEVGKGCCAALKAMGSIVYVTEIDPICALQACMDGFRLVKLNEVIRQVDIVITCTGNKNVVTREHLDRMKNSCIVCNMGHSNTEIDVASLRTPELTWERVRSQVDHVIWPDGKRIVLLAEGRLLNLSCSTVPTFVLSITATTQALALIELYNAPEGRYKQDVYLLPKKMDEYVASLHLPTFDAHLTELTDEQAKYLGLNKNGPFKPNYYRY, from the exons ATGCCTGCCTTGATGGCTTTAAGGAAGAGAGCCCAAGGAGAAAAGCCTTTGGCTGGAGCCAAAATTGTGGGTTGTACGCACATCACTGCTCAGACAGCC GTGCTTATGGAGACGCTGGGTGCTCTGGGGGCACAGTGCCGATGGGCTGCCTGCAACATCTACTCCACCCTCAATGAAGTGGCTGCTGCTCTCGCAGAAAGTG ggTTTCCCGTCTTTGCCTGGAAAGGAGAGTCAGAAGATGACTTTTGGTGGTGCATTGACAGATGTGTGAATGTGGAGGGCTGGCAACCAAACATG ATATTGGATGATGGAGGAGATCTTACTCACTGGATTTATAAAAAGTATCCCAATATGTTTAAGAAAATCAAAGGCATAGTCGAGGAGAGTGTTACTGGAGTCCATAG GCTGTACCAACTGTCCAAAGCTGGGAAGCTGTGTGTTCCAGCCATGAATGTCAATGACTCAGTCACTAAACAGAAATTTGATAACCTCTACTGTTGCCGTGAATCTATTCTTGACGG ACTTAAAAGAACAACAGATATGATGTTTGGTGGAAAGCAGGTGGTGGTCTGTGGCTATGGAGAG GTGGGAAAGGGCTGCTGCGCTGCTCTGAAAGCCATGGGCTCCATCGTGTATGTGACTGAGATTGACCCCATCTGTGCCCTGCAAGCCTG TATGGATGGATTTCGACTAGTGAAGCTAAATGAAGTCATCCGACAGGTCGACATTGTTATTACTTGTACAG GGAACAAGAATGTGGTAACCAGAGAGCACTTGGACCGTATGAAGAATAGCTGCATCGTTTGTAACATGGGCCATTCCAACACCGAGATTGATGTG gccagcctgcggACACCAGAACTGACCTGGGAGAGAGTAAGATCCCAAGTGGACCATGTGATATGGCCAGATGGCAAGAGGATAGTGCTGCTGGCAGAG GGCCGTCTACTGAATCTCAGCTGCTCCACAGTGCCTACATTTGTGCTCTCCATCACTGCTACCACTCAG GCTCTTGCCTTGATAGAACTTTACAATGCTCCTGAGGGTCGCTATAAGCAAGATGTGTACCTGCTACCCAAGAAAATGG ATGAGTACGTGGCAAGCCTACACCTGCCCACCTTTGATGCCCACCTGACAGAGCTGACAGATGAACAAGCCAAGTATCTGGGACTCAACAAGAATGGACCATTCAAGCCTAACTACTACAG gTATTAA